CAATCTTCCTGAATCACCTGGCACTTTAGATGAAAAGAATCTTCCCAGATTGCCTACTCCATTCGCTAGAAGCCTTTCTACCATTCCTAGTTATGAGCAGATGAAACGTACAAACAAACTGCCAGATTATCACCTAAAGATTGTTGTTGTGGGAGATGGCGCTGTAGGGAAGACGTGCCTGCTGATATCTTATGTCCAAGGAACATTTCCGACTGATTATATTCCTACTATTTTCGAAAATTATGTCACAAACATAGAAGGACCCAACGGTCAAATTATAGAATTGGCATTATGGGACACTGCCGGCCAAGAAGAGTATAGTAGACTTAGACCGCTTTCATATACGAATGCAGATGTGCTGATGGTGTGCTATTCTGTTGGTAGTAAGACATCGCTTAAAAATGTGGAAGATCTCTGGTTCCCAGAGGTTAAGCATTTTTGTCCTTCCACTCCAATCATGCTAGTCGGCCTTAAATCAGATCTATATGAAGCTGATAACCTTTCAGATCTGGTGGAACCAAGTTCAGCAGAATCCTTGGCCAAGCGTCTGGGGGCATTTGCACATATTCAATGCTCAGCACgattgaaagaaaatatcgaTGAAGTATTTGAAACTGCCATACACACGTTACTTTCCGATTCATTATATGCTCCCAGAGAGCCTACACATACAATCAAAAATCcctttaaaagaaataccaCCAGATCAGATATCGATTCTTCTACTGGAGATACCAGCGTCTCTATTTCCGGAACGAAaagattaagaaaaaacaagTGTATTATAATGTAAgaataatgatgaagattATTCTGTTGCCCATTCTGTAC
The nucleotide sequence above comes from Saccharomyces cerevisiae S288C chromosome XI, complete sequence. Encoded proteins:
- the RHO4 gene encoding Rho family GTPase RHO4 (Non-essential small GTPase; member of the Rho/Rac subfamily of Ras-like proteins; likely to be involved in the establishment of cell polarity; has long N-terminal extension that plays an important role in Rho4p function and is shared with Rho4 homologs in other yeasts and filamentous fungi); the protein is MNTLLFKRKGGNCGNESNIVSQGSPSSSNLPESPGTLDEKNLPRLPTPFARSLSTIPSYEQMKRTNKLPDYHLKIVVVGDGAVGKTCLLISYVQGTFPTDYIPTIFENYVTNIEGPNGQIIELALWDTAGQEEYSRLRPLSYTNADVLMVCYSVGSKTSLKNVEDLWFPEVKHFCPSTPIMLVGLKSDLYEADNLSDLVEPSSAESLAKRLGAFAHIQCSARLKENIDEVFETAIHTLLSDSLYAPREPTHTIKNPFKRNTTRSDIDSSTGDTSVSISGTKRLRKNKCIIM